Genomic DNA from Trypanosoma brucei brucei TREU927 chromosome 9, whole genome shotgun sequence:
TCCACATAATTAAGGTCAAAGTAATGTCACTGTAGCGTCAGCTGCACCTTGCTTACCCTTTTAGGTGCCGCCAATAAGCATACCACTTGGACTACCAGACGATGAAAAGTTAGGTGCCCGCCGGCAAACCAATACCAAAAAttaataacagtaatgataACTTTCATAAGGGTGGGACCATGTTGTAGGTATGGACGGCATGCCCCACATGGCAACAAGTGAATATACACCAACGCCAAATACCAAATGCACAACCTCAAGTTAtcatcaaagaaaaatattaaTATGGGCGGGAAATGACCAGCCTGACATGGGTTGCACTGGCCAGAGCGCCTCACCAACCAGTCAAAAGGCATATGGCGGGGGCAAGACACTTTCTATCTGTTACTACCCGAATATGCTCACAAAAGCAATGACATCACACAGAGccacactctctctctctcgccCTCCTTGTCTCGGTTGAAGGAGAAGCGTAGCGGGCCGTACCACCTTAGCCGTTCCACGAATCACCTAAGCCAATCCATCACAGCATTCAACTCCACACAACATGTAACTCCGGTTCAGATTATACGTACGCAACCCCACCCCAACCCGCTCATCAcataaatttaaaatattgcGGTGCATCCTCGCCTCGGTTTctcgaacaaaaacaagcaacATCCGCAAAAACTAAACAAAGTAGAGGGACCAAATATGAAAAGGCATAGAATGCGTCGACCCTCAGCAGCCGTCTCGAAACTGTTGGTGCCGCACCACACACCACAACaactgcagcaacaacaaccgcATTCGCTACCCATGGGataagaggggggaaatgagcAGGTGGGAGCGTGTTCAGGAAATTCTCCACGGCGAGGTAGCCCCTGAGTAGCGACAACCCGAAGCAGAAAGACTTGGGAAGGGGTGGTCGAGCCACAGCAGTGGCAACCAATCGACGCGCACCGCCAGCATACGCCAGACGGGGAAAGGACTCCCACGCCACCCCGCATTACAAGCAGCGCCGCCACCACAGCGCCGCAGAAAATAAGGTAAAGTCAGGGGGGAAAACACTCCAACCAGCAACGCGGTACAAATTCCCATACCTTTACCCATGCAGGAGTCGCCAACGTGCCTCAACCCCCAATACCCCTCGTCAGGAATAGATTGAAATGGAAGAGTATGAAAATAATCTGTCGCGTGACGTCCAACAGTAGCGTTACGGTTCAAGAATGGACACCAGAACCCCCTACCACGCAGTTGTGCCAAACacccaacaaaaaacacagtCCGGACGAAGTCACCTCGCACCGGCCATATGGAGGTGAGTCCCAGGCCTGCCCCGCCCAGCACTAAGCACAATGCTGCCCATCTCTCTTATACAGAACGAACAAGGTCAAAAAATGTGCAAACTGCGAAAAAAGCCATCTTCTCTACACCGAAAGGGCAAATTTCAACcggtggaagaaaaacgaCCCCATCCACCCCTCACAAGAGCACCGGCTGCCGGCTGTGActcaaagagaaaaggaatgcCCATCCTCTTTCTTGAACACACGGCGATAGTACTTACGTTGCGGCGTTTCGCCGCAAAAAACTTATCCGCACGTCACAGCACACAGCGCAGTTTCCCCGTCCCACATTCACATCCGGCCGCTTCCCTGCGCCCCAAAAAGGTTATCGCGGGACGACCGGACGACACCTACCCCTTGGTGTGCGCTAAGCCCGTCCCCTCAGTTGACGACAGAGATTCTGCACTTTATTGGCGCGCGTTTGGTATCtgcaacgacaaaaaacgTGGTGGGGAACCCCCACCGCAATattcatcaaaaaaaaaaaaagctggcGTTGTACGCGACACAACTTGCTAATGGAACTACCCTGTTGCAAACCGAGTGCCACGGGCCACTAAGGACAATGAACGCCACACAACGTTATTTACTGTTTTGGTGTGTGCCGCAACTCCGAAGAGCCACCAATTTCACTGCAAATATCCTTAAGAGAATCATATCCGTGGAAACACGATAACTTGGGGAAGCCGAAACTCATCACACAGGAGAAACTTGGAAATACTAAGGACTAGAGAAATACCCACAGCCATACCGACGCACAGCTGCAACAGTCATTCATGATGGACCGCCCGCCGCAGCCCGGTGGGTAGAACAATATCGGGGACCCTTGTTCCGTGACAATGGGGTTGGCCAAAATGGAGAATGAGACGGATGCTTCCGCAAGTAATATTGAGCGGAAACGCCATGCAGCACAGAGGCGAACGTCTTTATATGGCGGTGCTCGACTCCAACGGTGTCAAGAGAAACGTTACAAAATGAGTATATCCAATAAAAACGGCCTGAAACGTCAGCGGCCGAGTTTAGTACAGTGCTTCCAGGCAGCGACCGCCGGATTTGGAAACAGAACAACGAGGCAACACCATTCCACGCACCAGTTAGTGATGGCCTGCGCCACGATGCCATCAAAACGCTACAAACACGTACTGCGGGTATACCGAAGGGTAAAAACACTACTGGAATAAGATAATGGAAAAGGGTTAGTTCCTGTTGAAAACGAACAGCATAAATTCGTGCTAAGACTCTTGAGAACCCCCAGTAGTTCCTAATTCCCAACCCTTCTTGACGACAAACTTGGTGTGAGAATCACATCGCACCGAGGGAGAAGATGGGCAATTACTCCATAACTCCGAATATATCTGAAGGGTTAAATCCTGTCCCATCTCCTTCCCCGCCCGACACTGACCATTTCAAAGGTGATAGAAAGAGAAAACTGTGAGAACATATGGCGACAGGTGAAACGGTGAAAGTCCAAGCGGGGGTTTAGCCACGCCATCCTCTTTATTGTTTGTTCCAAATCACCTCAAACAGCGAGCTAAATGAGGGGTGCGCAACAAATTCGCAAACATGGTGCATCAAGCTCACCTACTCTCTACACCGCCTTCTTTCCAACAGATCAAGTGGCAGCAGCTCAATTGGACGAATCTCCCCGACTCCAACAAGTATAGTTTAACAAAGGTTAAACAAAAAGCACAATCCCAAAACTCTGCTGTTACTAGCCGCAACTGCTTTCTTTCCCAACCTACGTCCCCTACTGCGGAACTAAATCACCAAAATAGTTTCCTCCCTAACACCCAAGCGATAAGGAGCAAGGCTGCTAATGAATATGCGCCACGGAATGAGCGCCGCACCTACGAATAGGACACGTAAACACATTGGtagactcaaaaaaaaaaaaagaggcatatATAGTCCAGAAAATCCTTTCGAGCTACTGCGACCCTGACAAGCTCCGACAACCACGTCAAAGCAAAACTATATTCCTCTCGTCACCTATTGACAATCCGAGGTTTGTAGCGTTCTGTTCACATcaggaaaaagaatatgGTCCTGCACTAttcaaaacgaaaaagagaaggcTACTACCGACAAGGCTCCTCAGATTGAGAACTCCTTTCTCGACAGTGTGGGATTCAATAGCCCGAGCACTGCGTGCACCCCGACTCGGAGCGGCAGGGAAACGATCATGCAGGGAATCGAGCACCGCCACAttttccctcatttttttgGAAGAATGCGGTGGGGTCACGACGGCAAGTAACCAACATGATCACAGGCGTGACGGGTGGAGAGAGCGGGGAAGATGCGGTTGAGTTGGCTCAGCTGATCATCGTTAGGGGTGTAGTTTGCAAGAGGGGAGTGGAATGTTACCTGAAATGGGAAGCCGTCGATTAAACATTCAGTGAAGTCATAAGAAAAGCCGGACCTTCTGGACTACCCTATGCATAATGAGTTGGATGCTGCCAAGTGTTAGTGTAACAAAGTGGGGAAGACTTACCGCAAAAGGAAAGCTTGGTGTGGATCGTTTTCGGGGTTGCAAGCACGGCCCTATCCCTCGAGTGGGCTGAGGGAAGATGCGCCGtgcgaagagaaaaatagagGTGTCCGTTGCCATCCACCACCAAACCTGAACAGAAGGTTCTGCTGAATTGGATATGCCGAGCGGTGGAGAAACTTTCATATTTGATAAGGCAGAAAGACGGCTGAGTTACGCAGAAGGATCGGTAAGCTGCCACGTGACTTCCGAGGGGGGAGGGCTGCAATGAAGATTGTGCTTGAAAGGCCTCTAAGAGAAACGGCATACAAGGCAAAGGGTGGGGTCCGGGTTAGAGACGTTCAACAAATTCGAAccgtccctcttttctttaaagGCGGAACCAACACGTATAAAAGGTTACGTCCTTCGCCCTATATGGAGAAGGGATCGGTGCAGCTCGTTAGGAATATGCCCCTATAAGTGCATTATGTTTTCTATTGCTCTAATTTTTATTGAAACTAATTACCCGGCTACGGGGGCGGGTCTACAACCGGAACACCCTCCGTGCGGCACTAATACCGTGATATAGTTGTCGATTCAAAAGGCATCAGCGGTGAATACTTCAATTTTAACGCAGCAGTTTGAGGGCCGTCACGCACGGTATCAACGCTTTCTCTCATACCCCTTCTGCTAGGAAAGATATGGAAGCGGCGCGGAGACAAGAGAAATTTCCCGCTTGGTTTTTCTTCTGGCGCAACGAAACGGTTCGGATGATATCTAGGATGGCTGAGCAACTGCATCAACCGAATGAGAGACGCGGTTGGTGCAGAATAGAGCAAATAATGAGGAGTCGCCGccccctacacacacacacacataatgTGAAGTTTAGTCGGAACAGCTCATACCTCGCGTGGTGGATAAACGTTTGGCGCCCAGTGATACGCCCGGGCAGTGATGCGGTATCGTTCCAGCGATTAACGTGGGTTGCTCATGCGACGGGGAAAAAAATCTGTAGAAAGGGTTGGACAAGGAACGAGTTGGAAAAACGCCTCAGAACGCGATGGGAATGTCGGGGATTGTGCATATCCTTTGTATGCGCGTGACTGTCCAGGACGCCCAAACACCCGAGAGTGCGCGCCATCAAACACAGAGGGGCGCTGCTATCCGAAACGAGCGACACCCAATGCGTGCACGTGTGGTTGTGTGGGAGAgcgcggggggggggggggggagtggTGGGCTCGATGGCTGAAAGATACGGCTAATACGATGGTGCCCGATGTCTGCGGTGTCTGAAAACGCGTTTTATAGCAGTCCAACCAGGGGTGTGTATGGCGCACAAGGATTGAGGAGGAGAGTCAGCAGTAGGAACGCAATCGCAGGTAATGGCAGGAGggggtgcgtgtgtgttgggggggggggggcagtGCGGTGGTGATGTATTGCCGAGGTCGGTGCATTTTATGCCGGTGCTGGCAGTTGTTAGTGAATAAGAACGCTGGGACATAGTTCTGTGGGCCTTATTCGGTAGGGTacagtctttttttcttgttgtcaTGCCTATGTGTGGGGAAGTGGGGATGCGGGTCAGCACCGTGGTTTATGTGACTCTTGTTGCTGTGCCCTCGCTCGTTGATGCATTTCACCATCAGCTTTACAGATGTGTGCGCTTCTTACGTTAATGGATGCTGACgtcggcatttttttttttgatgctaTTGATGGGTTTGGTAAAGTGTTACCTGGAGATTGTAGAAACTTGCGGGCGGTCAggtgtaatttttttaaatcggTCCCTTCCATGTGAAATGACTAAGTGTTGTGTTCACTACTGGCAAGGTATGATTTCCTGGACTCAACTTTAACGTTTAGAATggtttgtcatttttttcctcgttTTTTTGTACAACTGCCTCTGATTATTGTTGTGAGTTTTTCTTCAATTATATTTTGTCCTACGCTTTGGGCACTTTCCGGCCTTAAGATATGACGGCAGTGGTGAATGAGTTCCTTAAGCGCGGTGTACGAGCGTTAGCAGCTCGCCAGGATTCCGTTCTTGTGATGGGTAACGAAGGAGGTGACATGGACACCGTGATTGGCTCTATATTTCTGGCGATGTACCTGGAAAAGCGTGACGTATTTGGTGTTGGTAGTTACGTTCCTGTACTAAACTTCGAAAAGGATGACTTACCACTGCGACAAGATGTGGTTAAGTTACTGTCACGACACAACGTTTCTACAGACAGTATTTACTCAGTCAAGCAAAGTGGGAATGGTGTGGATTTCCTGGACCTACATCAAATGAAGCTTCCCATCGTTTTGTATGATCACAACAAGCTAAGTCCTGAGCAGGTTTATTTGGGAGAAAGGATCGTGGGTGTGGTCGACCATCACGAAGATGAGCAACTATACGTGGATCAGACCAAATGCCTCCGAAGGATTTGCAAGACGGGTTCGGCTTGCACCCTTGTTGCAGAACTTTTCAACGAGGCGGGGTTGGAGGTTCCGTGCCCTGAGCTCCTCTTAGCCCCAATTGTAGTAGATACTGTAAACTTTGAACCGTCGCAAAAGAGGGTAACTGAACGAGACATTTTGGCCTCCAGGCTGCTGGTTGGGCGGGACGATTGCGGCGACTACCTGACGGGCATGTTTAAAGAACTAATGGCGTGGAAAAATGATATCCACTGCCTCACTGTTCCTCAGCACCTACGGCGGGACTATAAAAACTTTGAATTTCCCTTTATTAGTGCTGAAAACAAGATATTGCGAGTTGGAATAAGCAGTATTTCGTGTCGTTCTGACGAATTACTATCCGTCCATGGTGTGAGTAGTGTGTCATCAAATTGCATTGAATTCATCAAACAGAGGTCAATCGACATGCTTCTCTTGACCTTCGCTGGTGAAAGAACTCCAGGGAGTTACTGTCGTCAGTTAGGTGTTGTTGCGAAGGATGAGGGACTCGCGGCTCTGCAAGCCTATTGTAAGAAATCACCCAGCGGGCTCGACTTTACTCTTCTGGAGGATGTAACAGTTAATGAGTGGGCCTTTTCAATTTACGAGCTGAGCGACCCTTCCGTGTCTCGGAAAAAGTTGGTTCCATCGCTGACTAGTTTTTTGTCAGTGTGGAACAATTTgtaaagataaaagaaaaagaaaaatggaccATTTTGTTATGTTGATCTGTCTTGTTGTGACCGGCACTATTACTTTAAGGCTAAACTCCATGTGAGAATGTCCGTAATAACACAACTTCGCACTGTCCTTTCGTTGTATTTGTTGGTGATGGGAACTTGCTTGCACTGGTCGTACCAATGATGTTGCCTACTGTTGTTTTCTATATAAACTGTTGGTGACTGCGTCTACTGTTGCGCCATCGAAGGGAAAGATAGAGTAGCACCATGACGTCTAGGTCTTTTTAGTTATGATTTGCGGTCGCCCCGACTGGTGTACCTGCCACGATTCCATAACTCCTGACCCCTCCTCCTGAACAGCCTGAGCTTATCGATTTGCTTCGCGGGGGGCATGCTGCTGTGCTACCAGCCAGTTACACTAAGTATTGAAAATAAACATCGAGGCGTCTTTTTCTGGGGAACTTTGGAGTGCGGGGTTTCAATTTTACTGGAGTGTCGCAAAACTAGTAACGAGTCTGGTTGAGTGCTCCGACTTTAACCTTTGCCATGTAAGGAAAGGTACGTAGGTCCGCAGCCTCACAAGCAGTGATTTTAATAAACTCTTCGAACTTCTTTACCTCGCACGAGATTGTAGCTGCTGATACGTCACACTTGTTTTGCTGATCATGCGAAATACTCaggtttgttgttggtggaCACTCTTCCTTTGCCCTAGCTTCCATGAAAGGTGCATGAATACTAAGAAAAATAGTGAAGACGGAGATATGTTGTACGAATGGGTGTGCCGTCTTTGTTAGATGTGGTTCAAACCACAACGTCATATACGCGTATACTTGGGAACCAAAAAGTGGCGTTGAAGTTGAGTGTCTTTTTTGCCTGTTGTAATGAAACTGGAACAGATTTCTCTCTTCAGTGATGTTACTTTGTTAATGCACTTTCTGTGTTGGCCCGACAGTGTCGACAGAATGCACAaccagaaggaaaaagagttAGAGGCTCTAACCGAGATGTTGGCGGCATGAAGAATGATGGTAAAAttgatttccccctttgaaCTGGAAGAACATCTTGTCAGTGCATCAGTtcctgggggggggggtgccTTATTCTTTGTTGTTAATATTGTTTGGCCACACAGATAACAGTTGAATTCAACTGCTGATTGATGCTAACTATGTCAAAATCTACATTGTTGCTTATATGCGCGTGTCTGCGAAAGCAGATTGTTATCGGTTCGATTGGCTACATATGCATGCCCGCATTTCAGAACTGAATGTCTGTTCGAGATCCCGTTGCCGCACAGAATCTGGCGTGAAAACACAAGGGGATGCATTCAAGGGATCACACTTGCGATGGGGGAGTGCAATAATTCACACCCGGAAATCGGGAAGGAATTAGTTCTCAcgctcccttttattttgtattccTTTGGGAGTGCTGAGGTGCATGTGACGTGCTGCCACTTGAGTTATTTCCACGTTGAAGACGAAGGCTGAAATGGCCGCTCGTTAAAGTGTCGTTCCAAGGATACTAATGAAATTCATCAATATTCCAGTTGAACGATACATTGGCAGGTTGTTATATGCTCCGTTTAACGGCAATCCTTACTGAGTGGCCGCGGTTGGCTCATCACGGCTATTTTCCTTTTAGTTTCATCATAAGCATTCAGTAGAAAGTTACTATTATTCTTGATATTTTGGTGGTTGTGATGTGGAGTTAAAAGGCTTTATGCAACTCTTCTTGTTACATCGCTGTTGCTGCTATGTGTgcagttttttcttccagtAGGCTGAAGGCGGTACCCATATTTTTGCTGAACCAAATTTACAAATGTCGCGCGGCAACCAACGGGAACTTGCTCGCGAAAAGAActtgaaaaagaaggagaagacAAAGGGGCAACGGGACGACGGATTAACTTTCGCCCAACGAAAAGAAGCTGATGCCGAGCGGATGCGCAGAAAGCAAGCGGAGGCTGATGCGCGGAAGACTGGTTGTTGAATATGATTTGTTGCGCGGGGCTTCCCATAGGACCCATGAAACTTGTCGACCTATTTGCTAGATACCTGATGGTTTCCCTGTTTTCTGCCAGAACACAACATTCGTTGAGCCTTCAGTTGAACACCCAATGGTTTCCGGACTGCATGCCAAATACAAGAAACTGGGGGTTGCGGTATGCCGTGTCTCCCCTTTTTAAATATGAGTAATGAAGGACACGACTTGCATTAATAAAGGACACACTATCCTCCACGATTCTGAGAAGAGCAGTTCAAAAGGAGGGATTAACCACAGGACCGCAGATGTTACTTGTTCCTCAATTTTTCAAATAACGTTCAACACTACTCGGCTAGTTGTTTTGCTATTCATTTTCTCCCCCCAATgatctttcattttttccatctGGCATTACCTTCTGCGAGTGCAGATTATGTCGTACTACGACAAGTCTGACAAAATAGGCTATGACGACACTGACAAAGAGCTTAACGAAGAGCTGGAGGAGATGCTCGCTCGAACACCCCCTCATATTCAACGACATTTGCAACATCGTATTCACGATGGCATACTGCAGCGTATGAAAGAGGATACCGCGCGAAGGTGCTGGGAGTTCATCAAAAAGTATGAAACATGTGTCAATAGCGTCAAGCCATATGACTTAACGGACTGCCGTCCCCATAGGGACGCCCTCAATGATTGTGCCCACGAGGTGAACCGCGAACAAATCTATCAAAAGTATCGTATGATGTATCTCCGAGGTGAACTTCTCAGATTACATGAGAGCCGCCTTGGTCAAAAAATGGAGACCATGAAGGTCCGTGCACCCGATTCGATTAGGGGATGG
This window encodes:
- a CDS encoding acidocalcisomal exopolyphosphatase, putative, with the protein product MTAVVNEFLKRGVRALAARQDSVLVMGNEGGDMDTVIGSIFLAMYLEKRDVFGVGSYVPVLNFEKDDLPLRQDVVKLLSRHNVSTDSIYSVKQSGNGVDFLDLHQMKLPIVLYDHNKLSPEQVYLGERIVGVVDHHEDEQLYVDQTKCLRRICKTGSACTLVAELFNEAGLEVPCPELLLAPIVVDTVNFEPSQKRVTERDILASRLLVGRDDCGDYLTGMFKELMAWKNDIHCLTVPQHLRRDYKNFEFPFISAENKILRVGISSISCRSDELLSVHGVSSVSSNCIEFIKQRSIDMLLLTFAGERTPGSYCRQLGVVAKDEGLAALQAYCKKSPSGLDFTLLEDVTVNEWAFSIYELSDPSVSRKKLVPSLTSFLSVWNNL